One stretch of Miscanthus floridulus cultivar M001 chromosome 18, ASM1932011v1, whole genome shotgun sequence DNA includes these proteins:
- the LOC136523501 gene encoding uncharacterized protein, with amino-acid sequence MADASPGTASNNSNAHLTSTEYLLKKYLLLLATLVATVTYGAELNLPGGSWLEDTREGQLAGDSILRETNFRRYIVFYCFNAISFAASLLLGLLLLVLQKEGSQEYLLLIMWNGEDENAKDKTPGNDTYGKLHEYIQLLATLAATIAYLAGLDPPGGVWANSGEGHSVGDPILLTTHPARYKVFFYFNSVAFVASLVIVVMLQKTSLVRSGHALLAALILDFFGLIGAYAAGSCRDTSTTIYTVAIAGAVLIYVVIHIVFFTLDNERNNEDELERKRELLMLLVVLAATLAYQAGLTPPGGLWEDDDKFGHHRAGFPVLQDKYPRRYKDFFYCNAASFMASVALIILLLNKNMYKPGIRCYALYVCMVAGMFGLIGAYAAGSSLHRRTSVVFLVLVAAGFGIVILLAILRYVQHRKKQERSNKDKKDQQSSNKDKDKDDDDADHMAYYLMLVGILAASITYLTGLKPPGGMWREDGDGHSAGNPVLYDINKRRYNVFFYSNSASLVASIIVIALILSRMMLPAADNIITRLRRVHTAIVLDVLALLVAYAAGSSRESRRSWKVIMLFPIEVLVVLLFCFISIIRKAYCLKQEASPSQTQTTPKT; translated from the exons ATGGCCGATGCCAGCCCGGGAACAGCTAGCAACAACAGTAATGCTCATCTCACATCGACGGAGTACCTGCTGAAGAAGTACCTGCTGCTGCTGGCGACCCTGGTGGCGACGGTGACCTACGGGGCGGAGCTCAATCTCCCCGGGGGTTCCTGGCTGGAGGACACGCGGGAAGGGCAGCTGGCCGGCGACTCCATCCTCCGGGAGACCAACTTCAGGCGCTACATCGTCTTCTACTGCTTCAACGCCATCTCTTTCGCCGCGTcgcttctcctcggcctcctcctcctcgtcctacaGAAAGAAGGGAGCCAGGAGTACCTGCTCCTCAT AATGTGGAATGGCGAGGATGAAAATGCCAAGGATAAAACACCAGGCAACGATACCTATGGAAAGCTTCATGAATATATTCAGTTGCTTGCCACTCTTGCTGCAACCATCGCTTACCTAGCAGGACTAGATCCACCTGGTGGCGTCTGGGCAAACAGCGGGGAGGGCCACAGTGTGGGAGACCCCATTCTCCTAACAACGCACCCTGCGCGGTACAAGGTCTTCTTCTATTTCAACTCGGTGGCGTTCGTAGCATCCCTCGTCATCGTGGTGATGTTGCAGAAAACAAGTCTAGTGAGGAGTGGCCACGCGCTGCTGGCGGCCTTGATACTGGATTTCTTTGGCCTCATAGGTGCGTACGCCGCCGGGAGCTGCAGGGACACCAGCACGACCATCTACACTGTGGCCATTGCCGGTGCCGTCCTCATCTACGTGGTGATCCACATCGTCTTCTTCACGCTAGACAACGAGAGAAACAATGAAGATGAGCTGGAGAGGAAGCGCGAGCTGCTGATGCTTCTTGTGGTCTTGGCTGCGACGCTCGCCTACCAGGCCGGCTTGACCCCGCCGGGTGGCCTGTGGGAGGATGATGACAAGTTTGGGCACCACCGTGCGGGCTTCCCGGTCCTCCAGGACAAGTATCCTCGCCGTTACAAGGACTTCTTCTACTGCAACGCGGCGAGCTTCATGGCATCCGTGGcgctcatcatcctcctcctgaaCAAGAATATGTATAAGCCGGGCATACGGTGCTATGCGCTGTATGTATGCATGGTGGCCGGCATGTTCGGCCTCATCGGTGCCTACGCTGCTGGAAGCTCCCTGCATCGACGAACCTCCGTCGTATTCCTAGTGTTGGTTGCTGCAGGTTTTGGCATTGTAATCTTGTTGGCAATCCTTCGCTATGTTCAGCACCGGAAAAAACAGGAGCGCTCAAACAAGGATAAAAAGGACCAGCAGTCATCAAACAAGGATAAAGACAAGGACGACGAC GATGCTGATCACATGGCTTACTACCTGATGCTGGTAGGCATACTGGCTGCAAGCATCACCTACCTGACGGGTCTAAAACCACCTGGTGGCATGTGGAGGGAGGACGGCGATGGGCACTCTGCTGGCAACCCAGTCCTCTACGACATCAACAAGCGGCGGTACAATGTTTTCTTCTACAGCAACTCTGCTTCCTTGGTGGCTTCCATCATCGTCATCGCCTTGATACTTTCACGGATGATGCTGCCGGCGGCGGACAACATCATCACGCGTCTTCGGCGGGTGCACACAGCCATTGTGCTGGACgtgctcgccctcctggtagccTACGCCGCAGGCAGTTCTCGGGAGTCTCGCAGATCCTGGAAGGTCATCATGCTCTTCCCCATTGAGGTTCTTGTTGTGCTTCTCTTCTGCTTCATCTCCATTATAAGAAAAGCCTATTGCTTGAAACAAGAAGCCTCACCCAGTCAGACACAGACTACTCCAAAGACATAA